The Atribacterota bacterium DNA window CTCTCTATGATCAGTTGACTGGACTATACAATCGCCGGTTTTTAGAAGAGTATCTTTCCAAAGAACTTGAACGGTGTAGACGAGAGCGGTACGCCCTGTCGGTGGCTTTTGTGGACGTCAATGCCTTTAAAAAAATTAACGACGTTTACGGTCATGTTTTTGGTGATGAAGTCCTGAAGGTGGTAGCTGAAAACATGCAGAGCATGGTTCGGGCAAGTGATATTGTTGCTCGTTACGGAGGCGATGAATTTGTCCTGGTTTTACCCAAGGCAGAAGAACAGGATGCGCTGAAGGTGATGGAAAGGATTGCCAGGAGTCTTCGGGCGACCCAAGTACAGGGAGAACCATTCCCGATTCGAATTTCTTATGGTGTTTATACTTGGGACCAGAAGAAAAATATCATGGAACTCTTTCAGGAGATTGATCGCCGAATGTATCAAATGAAGAAGGAGGGCGAACGACTCTGACTTTTATTCGGGGGAACGTGCTTTTACCTCGGGGGACTCCTTTTCGCGAAAAGAATCCCTGGGATTATGTTCCCCATCTTCGGAAAAATTTACCAAAAGAAACCTTGGTGCCACTTCCAGAAGCTTTGGTGCGGGTGACGCTCCCTGAAAGTAGAACATTGGTTACCCAGGGGCTCACCAATGACGAAGGGGAGTTTTTTTTAAGAGTTCCTAAGCGAGAGCGGTACTTTGTGGAAGTTTTTTTTGAAGGGAAACTCGTCGCCCTTTCTTTTCTGGAAGTCAAAGAGGAAAAAGAGCTCGATATCGGAACCGTGGATAGTGTTTCCACTGCCTATGCATTATGGAGGAAGAAGGAAATTCAAGCGGGGGGGGAGCTCTCCCCCCCATTCCTGAATCGGTTACAGCGGGAAATCGAAAGACGCTGGAAAAGGGGTCAGGGTCTTGATGCCCTTCGTATCTGGAAAGACCTGGTCAATAAGTCTTCGAGTCCTCTCGATCCCTTTGGGCTGATTGCAGGTCTCCGTTTTGACTTTGATTCTGCGCGCGATGCACTCTTTGTAGACTGGAAGGCCAAAGAAGAGGTGGAAGCCTTCCTTTTTTATCGTTCCTTTCGTGCGGGCCATTATAGTCGAGAGGAAGCTCCATTTCAAAAAGAAGGTCGGTTTGTCCTTGAAGTACGTGAGTTTGAGGGATATCTGTTTTATTTGGAGGTACGGAATCGAAACCATATTTTGGGTCGAACTCCCTTATACTCGGTTCGGGCCCCGATTTTACCGGTTCGTCGAGAGATGAACCTGGTGGGAAGACAGGAGGGACCCTTGACGGTGGCCCGGAGGGAGGTTTCCGGAAATCGGAAGTTGGTGCTTCTCGACCAAGAAGGAAAGAAAGAAATGAATCTTTTGCTTCGGGGTGTTTCGGAACGAAATTTTGAGGCCGAGCTCACCTTTTCATTTCTGCGTCGAGGAGATATTCCTCGTTATTTTGTCCGTGAAGGATTTGATGAACTCGAATTTACCATCTATTTTCCTGAAGACCATTCTGTGCTCTGGGGTGCAGTGGGGTCATCGCAGGGGGTCAGAATTGTTCGAGAAGATTGGGAATATTTGTTGCACCGCTTCCGAAAAATCACTCCCCAGGTCTCTTTCAGGGATTTCATCGAGGTTGGTTACAGCCTCCCCTTTGCTGAAGTGGTTGCGTATCGTGGTGGAGAGTATTTTCGGCTTTTTTCCAATGTGGACCTTGAGAGTCCTGTACTTTTGATTGCTTCCCGGAAGCTCGACTCTCTGGATTTTGAAACCGTGCTTTACTATCGTGGCACCCTCAATCTCTTTGGCGAAGGTCTCTTTGAGGGCTACGTCATTGAACTTGATTTTGAGGGGAAATTCGAAGAGGAGGTGGATGAAGAGAACCGCTTTGGTCGGCAGTGGGGTGAATGTGTTGGGAAAGTCAGTTTCTGGGTCGATTTTGAGATGAGGTTTCGGGGTAAGGACAGAAAGTCTGGATAGGGCAAGTATGACAGAGTGGTTTTTTTGCCTGGCAAATGAACCTTCCCAGGAATCCAAGGAGGTGAGTGGCCCGTACCCATTTCTCTTTGGGGATGCGTTTTTTGAGGTCTTCTTCGATTTTATCTGGGGAAAAGGAAGAAGAAAATTGCAACCGCTTTGCCACTCTTCCTACGTGAGTATCGACTGGTAGGGCCGGGATACCAAAAGCGTTACCGAGAACGATGTTGGCTGTTTTTCTTCCCACTCCGGGGAGCTGAACTAACGCTTCTAAAGAAGGAGGAACCTCTCCCTGGAATTTCTCCACAATCTCGCGGGCGGTTTCTTTGATAAATCGAGCTTTTTGGCGGTAATAATTGAGGGGGTGTATGATTTGTTCGATCTCTTCAAGGGGAGCCTGGGAAAGGGAAAACGCGTCTTTAAATTTTCTAAAGAGGATGCTCGTTACCTGATTGACTCGCTCATCTTGGGCTTGGGCAGCAAGGATGGTGGCAATGAGAAGCTCAAAAGGAGTACGGAATTCAAGGAGTAACCGTGCGTCTGGGAATCGTTCTTCTAAGGCGGACAAAATCCGGACTACCCTTTCTTCTTCCATTTTTCATCCCCCTTGTAATGATATAATAAACAAAAATTATTGACCATGGTGGGGGAATGAAAAATTGAAAAAAATCTGGTTTATTTTGGTGATTTTGGGGCTTACTGTTTTTAGTATGCCGTTGTTAGCACAGGAAGCCACGCCCGGGACAAAAGAAGTACTTCTTCAGAGTGCTGATCGCATCAAGTACGATTCTAAAGGGGAAACATTTTTAGCTTCAGGAAAGGTGGTGGCGATTCAGGGAGAGAATCGCATCCAGTGTGAGGAACTCTTCTTTAATCTGAGGGAGAATCAAGGAGATTTTAAGGGGCAGGTAGTGGTCACTCGGGGAAAAACCGAAATCCGGGCTCAGCATATGAATGGTGATTTTGACACCGAAATCTACCAATTTAAAGATCAGGTGGAGCTAAAAAAAGAGCGAGAAGAAGA harbors:
- the nth gene encoding endonuclease III; amino-acid sequence: MEEERVVRILSALEERFPDARLLLEFRTPFELLIATILAAQAQDERVNQVTSILFRKFKDAFSLSQAPLEEIEQIIHPLNYYRQKARFIKETAREIVEKFQGEVPPSLEALVQLPGVGRKTANIVLGNAFGIPALPVDTHVGRVAKRLQFSSSFSPDKIEEDLKKRIPKEKWVRATHLLGFLGRFICQAKKPLCHTCPIQTFCPYPETSSQNRPRN